From Amycolatopsis sp. YIM 10, the proteins below share one genomic window:
- a CDS encoding xanthine dehydrogenase family protein subunit M translates to MEPFDYRRPGDAATAVRTVAADPSAVFLGGGTNLVDHLKLGVASPGLVVDVTSLTSSEISDHDGGLRIGAAVRNSDLAADRRVRERYPMLARALLAGASGQLRNMATTGGNPLQRTRCVYFQDVTTPCNKRSPGSGCSAIGGYTRYHAVLGASPECIATHPSDLAVALTALDAEVQVLGPVGERTIGFGELHRLPGDRPDRDTVLEHGELITAIDLPEAPIAVNSTYRKVRDRASYAFALVSVAAALRVENGIVRDSRIAFGGVAHKPWRATRAEEVLLDAPATEATYRQAAEAELADAVAVDGIDGGNGFKLPLLVNTLAATLRDLTGEAK, encoded by the coding sequence ATGGAACCCTTCGACTACCGGCGTCCCGGCGACGCCGCCACCGCCGTGCGGACGGTGGCCGCCGATCCCTCGGCGGTCTTCCTCGGCGGCGGCACCAATCTGGTCGACCACCTGAAGCTGGGCGTGGCCTCGCCGGGCCTGGTCGTCGACGTGACGTCGCTGACCTCGTCGGAGATCAGCGACCACGACGGCGGCCTCCGGATCGGCGCGGCCGTGCGCAACAGCGACCTGGCCGCCGACCGCCGCGTGCGCGAGCGGTACCCGATGCTCGCGCGGGCACTGCTCGCCGGCGCGTCCGGTCAGCTGCGGAACATGGCCACCACCGGCGGGAATCCCTTGCAGCGCACGCGTTGCGTGTACTTCCAGGACGTCACCACGCCGTGCAACAAGCGCTCGCCCGGCAGTGGCTGCTCGGCGATCGGGGGTTACACCCGGTACCACGCGGTGCTCGGCGCCTCGCCGGAGTGCATCGCCACGCACCCGTCGGACCTCGCGGTCGCGCTCACCGCGCTCGACGCGGAGGTCCAGGTGCTCGGCCCGGTCGGGGAACGCACCATCGGCTTCGGGGAACTGCACCGGCTGCCCGGCGACCGGCCCGATCGGGACACCGTGCTCGAGCACGGCGAGCTGATCACCGCGATCGACCTGCCCGAAGCCCCGATCGCGGTGAATTCGACGTACCGCAAGGTCCGCGACCGCGCGTCGTACGCGTTCGCGCTGGTTTCGGTCGCGGCCGCGCTGCGCGTGGAGAACGGGATCGTGCGCGATTCCCGGATCGCATTCGGCGGGGTGGCGCACAAACCGTGGCGCGCGACCCGTGCCGAGGAAGTGCTGCTGGACGCACCGGCGACCGAAGCCACCTATCGCCAGGCGGCCGAAGCGGAACTCGCCGATGCCGTCGCGGTCGACGGGATCGACGGCGGCAACGGGTTCAAGCTCCCGCTGCTGGTCAACACCCTGGCCGCCACGCTGCGCGACCTCACCGGGGAGGCGAAGTGA
- a CDS encoding (2Fe-2S)-binding protein — MAGEITLRVDGHDHRLPADPRTTLLDALRERLGNPSPKKGCDHGQCGACTVLADGRRVLSCLTLAVAAEGTEITTANGLAENGELHPVQRAFIEHDAFQCGYCTPGQVCSAVGVLDELGRGWPSHATSDVSTSPTPSRAEIAERMSGNLCRCGAYPGIVAAIEEAAG; from the coding sequence ATGGCGGGCGAGATCACGCTGCGGGTCGACGGGCACGACCACCGGCTGCCCGCCGACCCGCGCACCACGCTGCTCGACGCGCTGCGCGAGCGCCTGGGCAATCCGAGTCCGAAGAAGGGCTGCGACCACGGGCAATGCGGGGCGTGCACGGTGCTGGCCGACGGCCGCCGGGTGCTGAGCTGCCTGACGCTGGCCGTCGCCGCCGAGGGCACCGAAATCACCACGGCGAACGGACTGGCCGAGAACGGGGAGCTCCACCCGGTGCAGCGGGCGTTCATCGAGCACGACGCGTTCCAGTGCGGCTACTGCACTCCCGGCCAGGTCTGCTCGGCGGTCGGCGTGCTCGACGAACTCGGCCGGGGCTGGCCGAGCCACGCGACCTCCGACGTCAGCACCTCCCCCACCCCCAGCCGGGCGGAGATCGCCGAGCGGATGAGCGGGAACCTGTGCCGCTGCGGGGCGTATCCCGGGATCGTCGCCGCGATCGAGGAGGCGGCCGGATAG
- a CDS encoding type 1 glutamine amidotransferase domain-containing protein gives MGSTLTGRAVAMLAADGVEQVELVEPRKAVEAEGGTVTLLSISPGEIQAMNSDLNPADKFPVDRVVSDASAGEFDALILPGGTINPDKLRLDESAVGFVRDFFASGKPVGVICHGPITLIEAGVAKGRTLTSYPSIRTDLRNAGANVVDQEVVNDNGLVSSRNPDDLPAFCAKIVEEFAEGKHRVHDEGATA, from the coding sequence ATGGGCTCCACACTGACCGGACGCGCCGTCGCCATGCTCGCCGCGGACGGGGTCGAGCAGGTCGAACTGGTCGAACCACGCAAGGCGGTCGAAGCCGAAGGCGGCACGGTGACGCTGCTTTCCATTTCCCCCGGCGAGATCCAGGCGATGAACTCCGATCTCAACCCGGCCGACAAGTTCCCGGTGGACCGCGTGGTCTCCGACGCGTCGGCCGGCGAGTTCGACGCACTGATCCTGCCGGGCGGCACGATCAACCCGGACAAGCTGCGCCTGGACGAGTCCGCGGTCGGTTTCGTCCGCGACTTCTTCGCCAGCGGCAAGCCGGTCGGGGTGATCTGCCACGGGCCGATCACGCTGATCGAGGCCGGGGTGGCCAAGGGCCGCACGCTCACCTCGTACCCGAGCATCCGCACCGACCTGCGCAACGCCGGGGCGAACGTGGTCGACCAGGAAGTGGTCAACGACAACGGCCTGGTCTCCAGCCGCAATCCCGACGACCTGCCCGCGTTCTGCGCGAAGATCGTCGAGGAGTTCGCCGAGGGCAAGCACCGGGTGCACGACGAAGGCGCCACGGCCTGA
- a CDS encoding DUF6098 family protein gives MHDDMPTVPTLAALERVFEAEESDLYVRWSTGPAADLGDRGAQSSRDGLTGVPLPGLSANPLRVEPWWGDRPVRLWLARRLHDYGHLRELRGPGVRPWVLRGRERARGPDNEPLVVCDRPVAWISDDVLREAEELVDAQDSPEWGPLARHRSPE, from the coding sequence GTGCACGACGACATGCCGACCGTTCCGACCCTGGCCGCACTGGAACGGGTCTTCGAAGCCGAGGAAAGTGATCTCTACGTCCGGTGGTCGACCGGCCCGGCGGCCGATCTCGGCGACCGCGGCGCGCAGTCCAGCCGGGACGGCCTGACCGGGGTGCCGCTGCCCGGGTTGTCGGCCAATCCGCTGCGCGTGGAGCCGTGGTGGGGCGACCGCCCCGTCCGGCTGTGGCTGGCCAGGCGGCTGCACGACTACGGGCACCTGCGCGAACTGCGCGGGCCTGGTGTGCGCCCGTGGGTGCTGCGTGGCCGCGAACGCGCGCGCGGACCGGACAACGAGCCGCTGGTGGTCTGCGACCGGCCGGTGGCGTGGATCTCCGACGACGTGCTGCGCGAAGCCGAGGAACTGGTCGACGCGCAGGATTCACCCGAGTGGGGACCGCTGGCGCGGCACCGGTCCCCCGAGTAG
- a CDS encoding thioredoxin domain-containing protein produces the protein MSRSNRNSNPVTAKRGLSPNLVVTLVIVVVAVLVLGGVLLFSGGDDNADGGTEQPRVPAELLRKPDSHTLTEAPDGKVTLVEFLDYQCPACASYYQNITSKIEQDYAGRITFVTRNFPLEMHPLAVPAAQAAEAAALQGKYKEMYHALYDNFQQWAITADGQNVNTDEAAAKNLFQGYATQLGLDVAKYQADLTSPPVQAAIEQGRTDGRQAGVTSTPTLFVNGIKFEPKGETFGAVDKELRELLDKELG, from the coding sequence ATGTCGCGCAGTAATCGGAACAGCAATCCCGTCACGGCCAAGCGGGGGCTTTCCCCGAACCTCGTGGTCACCCTGGTGATCGTGGTGGTTGCCGTGCTGGTGCTCGGCGGGGTGCTGCTGTTCAGCGGCGGCGACGACAACGCGGACGGGGGCACCGAACAGCCCCGCGTCCCCGCCGAACTGCTGCGCAAACCGGACAGCCACACGCTGACCGAAGCTCCCGACGGCAAGGTCACGCTGGTCGAGTTCCTCGACTACCAGTGCCCGGCGTGCGCGTCGTACTACCAGAACATCACCAGCAAGATCGAGCAGGACTACGCCGGGCGGATCACCTTCGTCACCAGGAACTTCCCGCTGGAGATGCATCCGCTCGCGGTGCCCGCCGCCCAGGCCGCCGAAGCCGCCGCGCTGCAGGGCAAGTACAAGGAGATGTACCACGCGCTGTACGACAACTTCCAGCAGTGGGCGATCACCGCGGACGGCCAGAACGTCAACACCGACGAGGCCGCGGCGAAGAACCTGTTCCAGGGCTACGCCACCCAGCTCGGCCTGGACGTGGCGAAGTACCAGGCGGACCTGACCTCACCGCCGGTGCAGGCGGCCATCGAGCAGGGCCGGACCGACGGCCGGCAGGCCGGGGTGACCAGCACGCCGACGCTGTTCGTGAACGGGATCAAGTTCGAGCCCAAGGGTGAGACCTTCGGCGCGGTCGACAAGGAACTGCGCGAACTGCTCGACAAGGAACTGGGCTGA
- a CDS encoding vitamin K epoxide reductase family protein has translation METPTRRGLAWLYTIGGGIGLIAAAALMLEKLAKLKDPDYVPTCSLNPVVSCGSVMDSSQAAAFGFPNPLLGIAAFAVVTTTGVVMLAGFEPPRWYRIGMQAGATFGVLFVHWLVFASLYQIHALCPYCMVVWAVTIPVFWYTTLDTVRSPRLSRWHTAVLAAWYALIAALILQAFWDYWIS, from the coding sequence ATGGAAACGCCGACCCGGCGCGGGCTGGCCTGGCTCTACACCATCGGCGGCGGTATCGGGCTGATCGCCGCCGCCGCGCTGATGCTGGAGAAGCTGGCCAAGCTCAAGGACCCGGACTACGTACCGACCTGCTCGCTCAACCCGGTCGTCTCCTGCGGCTCGGTGATGGACAGCAGCCAGGCCGCGGCGTTCGGCTTCCCGAACCCGTTGCTGGGCATCGCCGCCTTCGCCGTGGTCACCACCACCGGTGTGGTCATGCTGGCCGGGTTCGAGCCGCCGCGCTGGTACCGGATCGGCATGCAGGCCGGGGCCACCTTCGGCGTGCTCTTCGTGCACTGGCTGGTCTTCGCCAGCCTGTACCAGATCCACGCGCTGTGCCCGTACTGCATGGTGGTGTGGGCGGTGACCATCCCGGTCTTCTGGTACACCACGCTCGACACCGTGCGCAGCCCGCGGCTGTCCCGCTGGCACACCGCGGTGCTCGCCGCCTGGTACGCCCTGATCGCCGCGCTCATCCTCCAGGCGTTCTGGGACTACTGGATCTCCTGA
- a CDS encoding MarR family winged helix-turn-helix transcriptional regulator: protein MTEPRWLTEDEQHVWQAYLALQRELQGAQERQLERDSGLSTADYTLLVPLSGAPDGLLRARDLARRAGWERSRISHQVSRMEKRGLVAREECPDDARGSMVRLTESGRAAIEAAAPDHVATVRRYFFDPLSAEETAQLGKLFDRMLARLALDSRDAQEIQ, encoded by the coding sequence ATGACCGAACCGCGCTGGCTGACCGAGGACGAGCAGCACGTCTGGCAGGCCTATCTCGCCCTGCAGCGGGAGTTGCAGGGCGCGCAGGAACGCCAGCTCGAACGGGATTCCGGACTGTCCACAGCGGACTACACGCTGCTGGTGCCGCTGTCCGGGGCGCCGGACGGGCTGCTGCGTGCCCGGGACCTGGCGCGGCGGGCGGGCTGGGAGCGCAGCCGGATCTCCCATCAGGTGAGCCGGATGGAGAAACGCGGGCTGGTCGCCAGGGAGGAGTGCCCGGACGACGCCCGCGGCTCGATGGTCCGGCTGACCGAGTCGGGCCGCGCGGCCATCGAGGCCGCCGCGCCCGATCACGTGGCGACCGTGCGGCGCTACTTCTTCGACCCGCTTTCGGCCGAGGAGACCGCTCAGCTCGGGAAGCTGTTCGACCGGATGCTCGCCAGGCTCGCGCTGGATTCCCGGGACGCTCAGGAGATCCAGTAG
- a CDS encoding LLM class flavin-dependent oxidoreductase produces the protein MELGIYSFADRHPDPRTGEQLPVSRALKNTIERIKLADELGLGFYGVGEHHLENYASSNPATVLAAAASVTEQITLSSAVTVLSTEDPVRVYQQFTTLDQLSEGRAELLAGRGSFTESFPLFGADLADYNDLFEEKLALLLRIDREDPITWSGRFRPPLENARVLPRPYHRRLRISVGTGGNPESSIRAGLLGLPVVYAIIGGRPERFAPLVELYRRAGESGGHEPGELNVTMSAIGLIARDSQDAKEAFYPYWLETMKYGARARGWQVPTRGEYDEFARGAQSIFAGSPDEVAERLISVGRLVGANRYALQMDWAGVPHARVMTAIELLGTEVLPQVRKELADLGGAG, from the coding sequence ATGGAATTGGGGATCTACAGCTTCGCCGACCGGCATCCCGACCCGCGCACCGGCGAGCAGCTGCCGGTCTCCCGCGCGCTGAAGAACACCATCGAGCGCATCAAGCTGGCCGACGAACTGGGCCTCGGCTTCTACGGGGTGGGGGAGCACCACCTGGAGAACTACGCCAGTTCGAATCCGGCCACCGTGCTGGCCGCCGCGGCGAGCGTCACCGAGCAGATCACGCTGAGCAGCGCGGTCACCGTGCTCAGCACCGAGGACCCGGTGCGGGTCTACCAGCAGTTCACCACGCTGGACCAGCTGAGCGAGGGCCGGGCGGAGCTGCTCGCCGGGCGCGGCTCGTTCACCGAGTCGTTCCCGCTGTTCGGCGCCGACCTGGCCGACTACAACGACCTGTTCGAGGAGAAGCTCGCGCTGCTGCTGCGGATCGACCGCGAGGACCCGATCACCTGGTCGGGCCGGTTCCGGCCGCCGCTGGAGAACGCGCGGGTGCTGCCCCGGCCGTACCACCGGCGACTGCGGATCAGCGTCGGCACCGGCGGCAATCCCGAGTCGTCGATCCGGGCCGGGCTGCTCGGCCTGCCGGTGGTCTACGCGATCATCGGCGGCCGTCCCGAGCGGTTCGCGCCGCTGGTCGAGCTGTACCGGCGGGCGGGCGAGTCCGGCGGGCACGAGCCCGGTGAGCTGAACGTCACGATGAGCGCCATCGGCCTGATCGCCCGTGATTCGCAGGACGCCAAGGAGGCGTTCTACCCGTACTGGCTGGAGACGATGAAGTACGGCGCGCGGGCCCGCGGCTGGCAGGTGCCCACCCGCGGTGAGTACGACGAGTTCGCCCGCGGCGCGCAGTCGATCTTCGCGGGCAGTCCGGACGAGGTGGCCGAGCGGCTGATCTCGGTGGGGAGGCTGGTCGGCGCGAACCGGTACGCGCTGCAGATGGACTGGGCCGGCGTGCCGCACGCGCGGGTGATGACCGCGATCGAGTTGCTCGGTACCGAGGTGCTGCCCCAGGTCCGCAAGGAACTGGCTGATCTTGGTGGCGCTGGGTAA
- a CDS encoding DUF742 domain-containing protein, with product MGAHKKSSLWSGMSQLSFGGWGDYQQWADHDFQPRPVDEPPPSQPVTEQAPPPPPPPAPEPEPVPVPEPESVEEFVDENDDAGDFIRARPYVRTGGRTGTRHDLRVEVMVSTKRGVRLDRTRLSRDHLLICELCRHPLSVAELATHLRSPLGAARVLIGDALDLGLLEMRANQQLTENGRPPMDLMYRVLEGLHRLT from the coding sequence ATGGGTGCGCACAAAAAATCCTCGTTGTGGTCCGGCATGTCCCAGCTGTCCTTCGGCGGGTGGGGTGACTACCAGCAGTGGGCGGATCACGACTTCCAGCCCAGACCGGTGGACGAACCGCCACCATCACAGCCGGTGACCGAACAGGCCCCACCGCCGCCGCCCCCGCCCGCGCCGGAACCCGAGCCCGTCCCGGTGCCCGAACCCGAATCGGTCGAGGAGTTCGTGGACGAGAACGACGACGCCGGGGACTTCATCCGCGCCCGGCCGTACGTGCGCACCGGTGGCCGCACCGGCACCAGGCACGACCTGCGGGTCGAGGTGATGGTCAGCACCAAGCGCGGGGTCCGGCTGGACCGGACCCGGCTCTCGCGCGACCACCTGCTGATCTGCGAGCTGTGCCGCCACCCGCTCTCGGTCGCCGAACTGGCCACGCACCTGCGCAGCCCGCTCGGCGCGGCCAGGGTGCTCATCGGCGACGCGCTCGACCTCGGCCTGCTGGAGATGCGCGCCAACCAGCAGCTGACCGAGAACGGCCGACCGCCGATGGACCTGATGTACCGGGTGCTCGAAGGCCTGCACCGGCTCACCTGA
- a CDS encoding low specificity L-threonine aldolase, translated as MHLRDDPGWRADTRFLSHHERLSAAEWLDRLREAPGVDALPDIYNEGPGLRELEAEVAGLLGKPAARFVAKGVIAQQAMLRVWTERSGTPVVALHSRSHIELDEDGGYQRLHGLVPVRLGTWNPFTAAELDAVAERIGVVVVELPIRRSGHKLPSWTELTAISAWCRERGVPLHFDGARLWESAPFYGRSLAEIAALADSVYVSLYKTIGGLGGCVLAGEPAPIARTRPWTTRHGGNLYTVFPYVLAARAGLREHLPRMAEYRERALGLAAALARVPGVRVAPEPPHTNAFQVYLPGTPDRLTAANRKLLERENVWLFGNFTESPVPGLTMAEVGVGSATAAFTDDEAAGLFAALLDEAR; from the coding sequence ATGCACCTCAGAGACGATCCGGGCTGGCGCGCGGACACCCGATTCCTGTCCCACCACGAGCGGCTCTCGGCCGCCGAATGGCTCGACCGGCTGCGCGAGGCGCCCGGGGTGGACGCCCTGCCGGACATCTACAACGAGGGTCCCGGCCTGCGTGAACTCGAGGCCGAGGTGGCCGGGCTGCTCGGCAAGCCCGCCGCCCGGTTCGTGGCCAAGGGCGTGATCGCGCAGCAGGCGATGCTGCGGGTGTGGACCGAACGCAGCGGCACCCCGGTGGTCGCGCTGCACAGCCGCAGCCACATCGAACTGGACGAGGACGGCGGTTACCAGCGGCTGCACGGGCTGGTGCCGGTGCGGCTGGGCACCTGGAACCCGTTCACCGCCGCCGAACTGGACGCCGTCGCCGAGCGGATCGGCGTGGTGGTGGTCGAACTGCCGATCCGGCGGTCCGGGCACAAACTGCCGTCCTGGACGGAGCTGACCGCCATCTCGGCGTGGTGCCGCGAGCGCGGGGTGCCGCTGCACTTCGACGGCGCCCGGCTGTGGGAGAGCGCGCCGTTCTACGGCCGTTCGCTCGCGGAGATCGCGGCGCTGGCGGACTCGGTCTACGTGTCGCTGTACAAGACCATCGGCGGCCTCGGCGGCTGCGTGCTCGCGGGTGAACCGGCGCCGATCGCCAGGACGCGGCCGTGGACCACCCGGCACGGCGGCAATCTCTACACCGTGTTCCCGTACGTGCTCGCCGCGCGTGCCGGGTTGCGCGAGCACCTGCCGAGAATGGCGGAATACCGCGAACGCGCGCTCGGCCTCGCCGCCGCGCTGGCCCGGGTGCCCGGGGTGCGGGTCGCGCCGGAACCACCGCACACCAACGCTTTCCAGGTCTACCTGCCGGGCACGCCGGACCGGCTCACCGCCGCGAACCGGAAGCTGCTGGAGCGGGAGAACGTGTGGTTGTTCGGCAACTTCACCGAAAGCCCGGTCCCCGGGCTCACCATGGCCGAGGTCGGCGTTGGCAGCGCGACCGCCGCGTTCACCGACGACGAGGCCGCCGGCCTGTTCGCCGCGTTGCTCGACGAGGCGCGATGA
- a CDS encoding GntR family transcriptional regulator encodes MTRDELEELLRTRILAAEIAPGERINESAVAEELGVSRTPVREALLRLEGGGLVRFERGRGFLAAPLSAEQVRETYPIIAHLEVLAVTATGAALRGLAPKLAETNTAFAAVETAAEAHELDAAFHRILVSRCGNRRLIGLIGGLWRDILRYEHVYFADAHDRHRSALQHAAIVDAVAAGEAEIAARAVADNTTESMHLLLDRL; translated from the coding sequence ATGACGCGGGACGAACTCGAAGAACTGCTGCGCACCCGGATCCTGGCCGCGGAAATCGCGCCGGGGGAGCGGATCAACGAAAGCGCGGTCGCGGAGGAACTCGGCGTCAGCCGCACGCCGGTGCGGGAAGCCTTGCTGCGCCTGGAAGGTGGCGGTCTGGTCCGGTTCGAGCGCGGCCGCGGTTTTCTCGCCGCCCCGCTCAGTGCCGAACAGGTGCGGGAGACCTATCCGATCATCGCGCACCTCGAAGTGCTGGCTGTCACCGCCACAGGGGCCGCTTTGCGTGGCCTGGCCCCGAAACTGGCCGAGACCAACACCGCGTTCGCCGCCGTGGAAACCGCCGCCGAGGCCCACGAACTCGACGCGGCGTTCCACCGGATCCTGGTTTCCCGCTGCGGCAACCGGCGGCTGATCGGGCTGATCGGCGGCCTGTGGCGCGACATCCTCCGGTACGAGCACGTCTACTTCGCCGACGCGCACGACCGCCACCGATCAGCGCTCCAGCACGCGGCGATCGTCGACGCGGTGGCCGCCGGAGAAGCCGAGATCGCCGCGCGGGCCGTCGCGGACAACACCACGGAGTCGATGCACCTCCTGCTCGACCGACTGTGA
- a CDS encoding sugar ABC transporter permease: protein MTARTGPSRRQRFSRDRFLVLAALPGITLLIVFHYVPLLGNVIAFKDYQPYLGILESPWVGLANFEGIFTGDPVFLNALTNTLVITLLQVIVVFPVPIALALLLDSLVSERLKRVVQSVLYLPHFLSWVIVVAIFQQMLGDSGLLNGFLREHDLATVNVIGSPELFKALITSQVLWKDAGWATILFLAALSRIDTTLYEASAVDGAGRWRQLWHVTLPGLRGIIVLLLILRLGDALTVGFEQIILQQAAVGAEASEVLDTYVYNNGILAGSWGVSAAVGLVKGLIGVTLVLGANKLAHRFGEQGVYQR, encoded by the coding sequence GTGACCGCACGAACCGGCCCGAGCCGCCGCCAGCGGTTCTCACGGGACCGGTTCCTGGTGCTCGCCGCGCTGCCCGGCATCACGCTGCTGATCGTCTTCCACTACGTGCCGCTGCTCGGCAACGTGATCGCGTTCAAGGACTACCAGCCCTATCTCGGCATCCTGGAAAGCCCGTGGGTCGGCCTGGCCAACTTCGAGGGCATCTTCACCGGCGACCCGGTGTTCCTCAACGCGCTGACCAACACCCTGGTGATCACCCTGCTCCAGGTGATCGTGGTGTTCCCGGTGCCGATCGCGCTGGCGCTGCTGCTGGACAGCCTGGTCTCCGAGCGGCTCAAGCGGGTGGTGCAGAGCGTGCTCTACCTGCCGCACTTCCTGTCCTGGGTGATCGTGGTGGCGATCTTCCAGCAGATGCTCGGGGATTCGGGGCTGCTCAACGGTTTCCTGCGCGAGCACGATCTCGCCACGGTGAACGTGATCGGCTCGCCGGAGCTGTTCAAGGCGCTGATCACCAGCCAGGTGCTGTGGAAGGACGCCGGCTGGGCGACCATTCTCTTCCTGGCCGCACTGTCGCGAATAGACACCACGCTGTACGAGGCGTCGGCGGTGGACGGGGCCGGGCGGTGGCGCCAGCTCTGGCACGTCACCCTGCCCGGCCTGCGCGGCATCATCGTGCTGCTGCTCATCCTGCGCCTCGGCGACGCGCTGACCGTCGGCTTCGAGCAGATCATCCTGCAGCAGGCCGCGGTCGGCGCCGAAGCCAGCGAGGTGCTGGACACCTACGTCTACAACAACGGCATCCTGGCCGGCAGCTGGGGCGTCAGCGCGGCGGTCGGCCTGGTCAAGGGGCTGATCGGGGTGACGCTGGTGCTGGGCGCGAACAAGCTGGCGCACCGGTTCGGCGAGCAGGGGGTCTACCAGCGATGA
- a CDS encoding carbohydrate ABC transporter permease, with the protein MSALEEPSALAKAVKAVVLTACCAVVVVPFLGIVATSLASREDVTNAGGFVLIPRSINFDAYQAILSGGVVTRAVLVSLFVTVAGTLLSLTATTLLAYGLSRRGTVLHRPFLLVVLMPLLFTPGIIPSYLIVKSLGLLDSYWSLILPVLVNVFNVIVLRAFFMELPGEIIDSARVDGAGDGLILWRIVLPMSKAVLAVIALFYAVAYWNSFFSALLYLNDTAKWPLQLVLRTYVVNQSQLGVDQLGSGAELPPAEAVQMAILVLSIVPVLLVYPFVQRHFTKGVLIGAVKG; encoded by the coding sequence ATGAGCGCGCTCGAAGAACCGTCCGCGCTGGCGAAGGCGGTCAAGGCCGTGGTGCTCACCGCGTGCTGCGCGGTGGTGGTCGTGCCCTTCCTCGGCATCGTGGCCACCAGCCTGGCCAGCCGCGAGGACGTGACCAACGCCGGTGGCTTCGTGCTCATCCCGCGCTCGATCAACTTCGATGCCTACCAGGCCATCCTGTCCGGGGGAGTGGTCACAAGGGCGGTGCTGGTCAGCCTGTTCGTCACGGTGGCGGGCACGTTGCTGAGCCTGACCGCGACCACGCTGCTCGCCTACGGGCTGAGCCGCCGCGGGACCGTGCTGCACCGGCCGTTCCTGCTGGTGGTGCTGATGCCGCTGCTGTTCACCCCCGGCATCATTCCGAGCTACCTGATCGTGAAGAGCCTCGGTCTGCTGGACAGCTACTGGTCGCTGATCCTGCCGGTGCTGGTGAACGTGTTCAACGTGATCGTGCTGCGCGCGTTCTTCATGGAACTGCCCGGCGAGATCATCGACAGCGCGCGCGTGGACGGCGCCGGGGACGGGCTGATCCTCTGGCGCATCGTGCTGCCGATGAGCAAGGCGGTGCTCGCGGTGATCGCGTTGTTCTACGCGGTGGCCTACTGGAACTCGTTCTTCAGCGCGCTGCTCTACCTCAACGACACCGCGAAGTGGCCACTGCAACTGGTGCTGCGGACCTATGTGGTCAACCAGTCCCAGCTCGGCGTGGACCAGCTCGGCTCCGGCGCGGAACTACCGCCCGCCGAGGCCGTGCAGATGGCCATCCTGGTGCTTTCGATCGTGCCGGTCCTGCTGGTCTATCCGTTCGTGCAGCGCCATTTCACCAAGGGGGTGCTGATCGGCGCGGTGAAGGGCTGA